The Podospora bellae-mahoneyi strain CBS 112042 chromosome 7, whole genome shotgun sequence genome includes a window with the following:
- a CDS encoding hypothetical protein (COG:S; EggNog:ENOG503Q3C3), translating to MPSPPPKIAISLGGSGSGSQIKKRTRPTFGKRHRAGANDQNYDDSDSDNSQSDNGRSGSKRNGRAETVLTYGDDEFTSSSFRSRKDSHRGSDRGKDSRRDRDGHRERERERSRDRERSSHNRWPRRSPSPSQTTDHQDSKKPVQWGLTINPKSTNSRSSPLKRSPSPDQASKPPKSLNDEALESLLGASSQPKKRKLNLESEDPDREPQAEDYEAVPIDDFGAALLRNFGWNGQMQGKVKEVKRHADLAGLGARNLKAGEETGTWDPKAGMHKKDTRPVRLNDYRKEEEKKRQRREDQRGHNSYRRELERERGEERTCFYCVLF from the exons atgccttcaccacctccaaagaTTGCCATCTCTCTGGgaggcagcggcagcggctcTCAAATCAAAAAGCGCACCCGTCCCACCTTCGGCAAACGACACCGCGCCGGCGCAAATGACCAAAACTACGACGATTCCGACTCTGACAATTCCCAGAGCGACAATGGCCGCTCCGGCAGCAAGCGCAACGGTCGCGCCGAGACCGTCCTGACCTATGGCGACGACGAGTTTACTTCTTCCTCATTCAGGTCTCGGAAGGACAGTCACAGGGGCAGCGACAGAGGAAAGGACAGTCGCAGAGACAGGGACGGCCacagagaaagagaaagagaaagatcCAGAGACAGGGAAAGATCCTCTCACAACCGGTGGCCACGAcgctccccctctccctcccaaaccaccgATCACCAAGACTCCAAAAAGCCTGTCCAGTGGGgcctcaccatcaaccccaaatcCACCAACTCCagatcctcccccctcaagAGAAGCCCCTCTCCGGATCAGGCTTCAAAGCCCCCCAAATCCCTTAACGACGAAGCTCTCGAGTCCCTCCTCGGGGCATCATCTCAGcccaagaagcgcaagctcAATCTCGAATCAGAAGACCCAGACCGCGAACCCCAAGCAGAGGACTACGAGGCCGTGCCTATCGACGACTTTGGCGCGGCTTTGCTGCGCAACTTTGGCTGGAACGGCCAAATGCAGGGCAAGGTCAAAGAGGTGAAACGACATGCTGATCTCGCAGGCTTGGGCGCAAGAAACTTGAAAGCAGGCGAGGAGACGGGGACTTGGGACCCGAAGGCGGGAATGCACAAAAAGGATACGAGGCCGGTTCGTCTCAATGATTACcgcaaagaagaggaaaaaaagcgGCAGCGGCGTGAGGATCAACGCGGGCATAACAGTTACAGACGTGAGCTAGagcgggaaaggggggaggaac GTACATGCTTCTACTGCGTGCTCTTTTGA
- the eaf1 gene encoding RNA polymerase II transcription elongation factor SpEAF (BUSCO:EOG09261DG0; EggNog:ENOG503NWQ0; COG:K), translating to MTEVGPADRAKLLRSKREGLSSIVQSRKRKLRELYAVATDEDGIPNLDLSNLDAAPTAPAETSFLIDTDFTQGRRLGKLAKFPRQKVLFDARTLPAHSQPATIESVPHSSIKDARTNEPAAHVANDAQLGTPKSSLTVQDQQALPQSSTTTTTSTPLPLAAPDNSKAGSLGQNGLHTDLHEKASSSLPLTTATSNHIATNGTITTPSLAQPGHPSAPASAQPRIITNALPLEHAPGSMDVDSVASPKDSGSAPATADSSRYQDALSSPGSTALSAQTPAVADSANTSPENEGPPYVERADETNGVKAPEDVTAGDRGGERNASNPTADATSLDESNSAVMSGVEAQLLQESAAAQLAHEGSSASPQEPEDKALSPAEACSAGKSSAEALAKPVQNAAQVVGQTAMQSTPPLANGLSPTPGPVSERREASLVAPMDLDVSVPTQPTEIPQRPSALEAVTKATPTPVSSSTPTPVGVSKDENVAVTQQRATPAREVPTITIEPPAPQATEPRVPEEADNDSEKNLSAPQLKLLANRERDRRRRSVPTVIFGKPAKKTHKTVDDSVLAINRQRPGYIPSDDYFTPLFIEGFTRTSTWMKPIEKLLNQAHKTVSTSDQYLSILDHQACKILRRVYHLQQHDKWSLRQPMRCPEPTRPPSHQDVLLQEMKWMRTDFREERKWKRAVARNLAYACAEWVYSSPEERRALQVNTVVPPKPTAPGQDVQMTDSGEGEEPLPELDHSDSPAEHEDEHLEAMVETVAPAMIFALQDDEVVFGLQPSKTAELLLENLPMYGSPLQIPKFDLVGPEYDPDAKWKRPAVALSKFVEGEMVLADKGPPRKRRRFDYLSDSDKEDGDEVIFGTQPDNNAHSQPENSAVALFNPEMKAVRDRLHAGHQFRPPTEYPMPSQSFFECRMASQWTFAEDNQLKSLALEYNYNWSLISSVMSTKSLFSSGAERRTPWECFERWTNLEGLPTELAKTPYFKQYQLRIDNAQRAILQQNQTAQQQVGPNGAVTPVPRRRPTTTMRVERRRNQKHLAMIDAMRKLAKRRETAIQKAQQQASQVASRKVNEVSRQPIPPAKTPRDYSIMRHERDQKLAERMAQYTARQAVALGKNLKPQPHAVPGTPAALAAAQAGQMPGANSLMAAAAAARLNVPAQVAQNRVQARIPMQAPLGAVPPAVQARLNGLGALVPPMAGIPQAQLQAALQAQQRMPMATPQPDLNLVLQAQTIQQQQQAAIRLAQQQRQAAQQAQQAAAQQAHQQVHGHQQQQVGQQQHQPQQGVAQQPQQQPQPQQVGQQPQQHPQVNGTQNSPSPMRSVVNGLNQGAFMANANAQAMMAAFNGGGLATSPGAGLTMPMLNPRVAGGALNPAVQQRIAELEVHYRNKSPGLTQQEARNLAMEQVGRIIVQNAQNHQLAQAHQQAAMSAAAGQLGHQPGLNAMTATTSPHQYASLLRAQQQAQAAQIQAQQQAQQAQQQAQQQQPHNPQAHQAAAVQQAQAQQVAQLAAQQAQQAQQQQQQQQQQQQQQAAQHQRQASGSATPAPGK from the exons ATGACTGAGGTCGGTCCCGCCGACCGCGCGAAGCTGCTGCGATCCAAACGGGAGGGTTTGAG CTCAATTGTGCAGTCGCGGAAGCGCAAGCTGCGCGAACTATATGCTGTTGCGACCGACGAAGATGGCATTCCGAACCTGGACCTCAGCAACCTCGACGCGGCCCCGACAGCACCAGCCGAAACATCTTTCTTGATTGACACTGACTTCACTCA AGGCCGACGACTGGGAAAGCTCGCCAAGTTCCCGCGCCAAAAAGTCCTATTCGATGCACGAACTCTTCCAGCTCACTCCCAACCTGCAACTATTGAGAGTGTGCCCCATTCTTCCATCAAAGATGCCCGGACCAACGAGCCTGCCGCCCACGTAGCGAATGATGCTCAACTCGGCACCCCGAAGTCTTCGTTGACGGTGCAGGACCAACAGGCCCTACCACAGTCttcgacaacgacgacaacctcgACTCCGTTACCCCTGGCCGCGCCCGATAATTCGAAAGCAGGATCGCTTGGACAGAATGGCTTACATACTGACCTACATGAGAAGGCATCGTCCTCCTTACCGCTAACCACCGCGACAAGCAACCATATCGCCACGAATGgtaccatcaccacaccctctCTGGCGCAGCCTGGTCATCCATCAGCGCCAGCGTCAGCCCAACCTCGCATCATCACGAATGCTCTCCCTCTCGAACATGCCCCCGGATCAATGGATGTCGACAGTGTTGCGAGCCCGAAAGACTCAGGTTCAGCCCCGGCAACGGCAGACTCGTCACGGTACCAAGATGCTCTATCCTCTCCTGGCTCCACCGCCTTGTCGGCTCAAACTCCTGCTGTAGCAGATTCGGCAAACACGAGTCCCGAGAATGAAGGACCACCGTATGTGGAAAGAGCAGACGAGACGAATGGCGTCAAGGCTCCAGAGGATGTTACAGCAGGAGATAGGGGAGGCGAACGGAACGCAAGCAATCCTACGGCAGATGCAACTTCGTTGGACGAGTCGAATTCGGCAGTAATGAGTGGTGTTGAGGCCCAGCTTCTTCAGGAGTCTGCTGCAGCACAGCTTGCACATGAGGGTAGCTCAGCGTCACCTCAGGAGCCAGAAGATAAAGCCCTGAGCCCTGCAGAGGCCTGTTCCGCCGGCAAATCTTCCGCCGAAGCATTAGCGAAACCAGTTCAAAATGCGGCTCAAGTTGTTGGGCAAACTGCGATGCAGAGCACACCACCTCTTGCGAATGGACTGTCACCCACTCCGGGACCTGTGAGCGAAAGGCGGGAAGCTAGCTTAGTTGCGCCGATGGACTTGGATGTTTCTGTTCCAACACAACCGACAGAAATCCCACAGCGGCCCTCAGCTCTCGAAGCAGTCACCAAGGCTACACCTACCCCGGTTTCAAGCTCCACGCCAACACCTGTAGGGGTTTCGAAGGACGAAAATGTCGCTGTCACACAACAACGGGCAACCCCAGCCAGGGAAGTTCCAACCATTACCATTGAGCCACCAGCGCCCCAGGCCACCGAACCCCGGGTCCCCGAGGAGGCAGATAATGATTCGGAAAAGAACCTCTCAGCCCCGCAACTGAAGTTGCTCGCGAATAGGGAACGCGATCGACGGCGAAGAAGTGTCCCGACAGTTATTTTCGGCAAGCCGGCAAAGAAAACACACAAGACGGTTGATGACAGTGTTTTGGCGATCAATCGCCAGAGGCCTGGATATATACCTTCGGATGACTATTTCACTCCGCTTTTCATTGAAGGGTTCACCCGCACATCTACCTGGATGAAGCCTATTGAGAAACTTCTTAACCAGGCCCACAAGACAGTCTCCACGTCTGACCAGTACCTGTCGATACTCGATCACCAGGCGTGCAAGATTCTGAGAAGGGTTTACCATCTACAGCAGCATGACAAATGGTCCCTGAGACAACCTATGAGGTGTCCAGAGCCGACCAGGCCCCCGTCTCACCAGGATGTTTTGCTCCAAGAAATGAAGTGGATGAGGACAGACTTCCGAGAAGAGCGCAAGTGGAAAAGGGCAGTTGCTCGGAATCTTGCGTATGCGTGCGCAGAATGGGTTTACTCAAGCCCCGAGGAACGCCGCGCGCTTCAGGTCAATACTGTTgtaccaccaaaaccaacagcaCCGGGCCAGGATGTTCAAATGACTGATtctggtgaaggagaagagccaCTTCCCGAATTGGATCACTCGGATTCACCGGCGGAACACGAGGATGAGCACTTGGAGGCCATGGTCGAGACGGTGGCGCCCGCCATGATATTTGCGCTCCaggatgacgaggttgtTTTTGGACTGCAGCCTAGTAAGACGGCTGAACTCCTGCTCGAGAACCTTCCCATGTATGGATCACCCCTCCAAATACCCAAGTTCGACCTTGTTGGGCCTGAATATGATCCGGATGCAAAATGGAAGAGACCAGCTGTGGCCCTGAGCAAGTTTGTCGAGGGCGAGATGGTACTGGCCGACAAAGGCCCACCGCGAAAGCGACGTCGCTTCGACTATCTTTCAGACAGCGAcaaggaagatggcgatgaaGTTATATTCGGCACGCAGCCAGATAACAATGCGCACTCGCAGCCAGAAAACTCGGCCGTTGCGCTATTCAACCCTGAAATGAAAGCTGTTCGAGATCGTTTGCACGCGGGTCACCAATTCCGACCCCCGACCGAGTACCCCATGCCTTCTCAGAGCTTCTTTGAATGCAGGATGGCATCGCAATGGACCTTTGCGGAAGACAACCAGCTCAAGTCACTAGCACTCGAGTACAACTATAACTGGTCTCTGATTTCCAGCGTGATGTCGACAAAAtccctcttttcttcagGCGCTGAGCGGCGGACTCCTTGGGAATGCTTTGAGCGGTGGACCAATCTGGAAGGCCTGCCTACTGAGTTGGCCAAGACGCCGTACTTTAAGCAATATCAGCTACGTATAGACAATGCCCAGCGGGCTATCCTGCAGCAGAACCAGAcggcccagcagcaagttGGGCCAAATGGCGCAGTCACTCCGGTTCCTAGGCGCAGGCCGACCACGACGATGCGGGTAGAACGGCGCCGCAACCAGAAGCATTTGGCCATGATTGATGCCATGAGGAAACTGGCGAAGAGGCGGGAGACGGCCATCCAGAaggctcaacaacaagccagTCAAGTTGCCAGCCGTAAGGTGAATGAGGTATCCAGGCAGCCGATTCCACCGGCCAAGACGCCGCGTGATTATAGCATAATGAGGCATGAGCGTGACCAGAAACTTGCTGAGAGGATGGCTCAATACACAGCGCGGCAAGCAGTTGCCCTCGGAAAGAATCTG AAACCACAGCCTCACGCGGTACCGGGCACGCCTGCTGCTCTTGCCGCGGCACAGGCTGGGCAAATGCCTGGTGCCAATTCCCTGatggccgccgccgccgctgcccgGCTGAACGTGCCAGCCCAAGTGGCCCAGAACAGAGTGCAAGCACGGATCCCGATGCAAGCACCTCTCGGAGCAGTGCCACCTGCCGTTCAGGCTCGTTTGAATGGTCTTGGTGCACTTGTTCCTCCCATGGCCGGCATCCCTCAAGCTCAGCTTCAAGCCGCTCTCCAAGCACAGCAGAGAATGCCAATGGCGACACCACAGCCAGATCTCAACCTCGTGCTGCAGGCTCAAACcatccaacagcagcagcaggcggccATTCGACTTGCTCAGCAACAGCGACAAGCGGCTCAACAGGCTCAGCAGGCGGCAGCTCAACAAGCCCACCAACAGGTTCAcggccaccagcaacagcaggttgggcagcagcaacatcagcCTCAACAAGGAGTGgcccagcagcctcagcagcagccacagcctCAGCAGGTTGGccagcaaccacaacagcaCCCCCAGGTCAATGGAACCCAGAATTCACCCTCACCCATGCGCAGTGTGGTGAATGGTCTAAACCAAGGAGCATTTATGGCCAATGCCAACGCCcaggccatgatggcggccTTTAACGGAGGTGGTTTGGCTACTTCACCAGGCGCTGGGCTGACGATGCCCATGCTAAACCCCAGAGTGGCGGGTGGGGCTCTTAACCCTGCAGTACAGCAGCGCATCGCTGAGTTGGAGGTGCATTATCGGAACAAGAGTCCAGGCCTCACGCAACAGGAGGCCAGGAACCTTGCCATGGAGCAAGTGGGCAGGATCATTGTCCAGAACGCCCAGAATCACCAGCTTGCCCAAGCTCACCAGCAGGCCGCTATGAGCGCTGCGGCTGGGCAGCTGGGACACCAACCAGGCCTGAACGCCATGACAGCAACCACGAGCCCGCATCAATACGCATCATTGCTGCGGGCTCAGCAGCAGGCCCAAGCTGCCCAGATCCAAGCCCAACAGCAGGCTCAACAAGCCCAGCAGCaggcccagcaacagcagccacatAACCCGCAGGCTCACCAAGCAGCGGCAGTGCAACAAGCACAAGCCCAGCAAGTTGCTCAACTTGCTGCccagcaggctcagcaggctcagcaacaacagcaacaacaacagcaacagcagcagcaacaagctgcTCAACACCAGAGGCAAGCGAGCGGTAGTGCCACGCCTGCGCCTGGTAAATAA
- a CDS encoding hypothetical protein (COG:P; EggNog:ENOG503NUVA): MSKQKSGLGSGLPKNANDAEQSAQVELYNVTLAESAEQREREMTFGEALKADRRLIMYSIGFSGTIIMEGYGLALMTYLFTLEPFNRKYGVLTADGKYEVEYIWKVLLPLTAQIGSIIGIFVTTPCTKWFGYKWTTLLMLIFSATLIAMPFFAPNIMILCVGFFLQGIPWGVFQVVSPAYASEVSTIQLRPILTTWNNLCWVIGQLLSAGAIKGFSVAFRTEWAFRIPFGLQWIFTFLLAIGIWLAPESPYWYIQKGEIARGRQAIVKLVRKGDPSMAEEKLALMQHTIQQEHMKDAEIAQLGKWERIKLMLKGSDARRTEIACIAWTIQAMCGSSIIAWGPKLFENSGLDASQSLSVNMALPAAGLLGTLASWWLMAYMGRRSIYFYGLLVMALLLVACGGASYAPANVSGWAAGGVLTVYTMVYDLTVGPICYSIVSEIPSIRYRAVTLSAARGAYLGSNLINHFLTPKMLSAPSEGGWGLGSRTGFVYAVLCLISATYTWFRIPETNGLSARSLDILFQHGVSARQFNNATAAQYEQLDREKNTRLTNTASQNSVFSVHAVSSKAQ; this comes from the exons ATGTCCAAGCAAAAGTCAGGGCTGGGGAGTGGCTTGCCCAAAAACGCCAATGATGCCGAACAATCAGCCCAAGTCGAGCTCTATAATGTGACGCTTGCCGAGTCCGCTGAGCAGCGTGAAAGAGAGATGACTTTTGGCGAGGCCCTCAAGGCAGACAGACGCTTGATCATGTATTCGATCGGCTTTTCCGGAACCATCATAATGGAGGGTTACGGTCTTGCCCTGATGACATACCTCTTTACCCTGGAACCCTTCAACCGCAAGTACGGCGTTCTAACAGCCGATGGGAAATATGAG GTTGAATACATTTGGAAGGTTCTTCTGCCGCTCACGGCGCAGATTGGCTCCATCATCGGGATATTTGTTACAACGCCGTGTACCAAATGGTTCGGTTACAAGTGGACGACACTCCTGATGCTTATTTTCTCAGCCACTCTCATCGCCATGCCTTTCTTCGCGCCCAACATCATGATATTGTGCGTCGGGTTCTTCCTCCAGGGTATCCCATGGGGTGTCTTCCAGGTCGTCAGCCCTGCTTACGCCTCCGAGGTGTCCACTATTCAGCTTCGTCCCATCTTAACTACGTGGAACAATCTTTGCTGGGTTATTGGCCAGCTGCTGTCAGCAGGAGCTATCAAGGGCTTCTCGGTGGCTTTCCGCACTGAATGGGCCTTCAGGATCCCTTTCGGTCTTCAATGGATCTTCACATTCCTGCTCGCCATTGGTATTTGGTTAGCCCCCGAGTCTCCATACTGGTACATCCAAAAGGGTGAGATAGCCCGTGGCCGGCAGGCGATCGTTAAGCTAGTTCGCAAAGGAGATCCGAGCATGGCGGAAGAGAAGCTTGCCCTGATGCAGCACACCATTCAGCAGGAACATATGAAGGACGCTGAGATCGCCCAGCTTGGCAAGTGGGAGAGAATCAAGCTCATGCTCAAAGGCTCTGACGCCCGGAGAACCGAGATCGCCTGCATTGCGTGGACTATCCAGGCCATGTGCGGCTCCAGCATCATTGCATGGGGTCCAAAGCTTTTCGAGAATTCCGGGTTGGACGCCAGCCAGTCTTTGTCTGTCAACATGGCTTTGCCCGCTGCAGGACTGCTTGGAACACTGGCCTcctggtggttgatggcgtACATGGGTCGGCGATCCATTTACTTCTACGGCCTCCTTGTGATGGCGTTACTCCTGGTGGCATGCGGTGGTGCTTCCTACGCCCCAGCTAACGTCTCGGGATGGGCAGCTGGGGGAGTGTTGACCGTCTACACCATGGTGTACGACCTTACTGTCGGCCCGATCTGCTACTCAATTGTATCTGAAATACCGTCTATTCGCTACCGCGCTGTCACCCTCTCAGCAGCTCGCGGCGCATACCTGGGATCCAACTTGATCAACCACTTCTTGACACCCAAGATGTTGAGCGCGCCTAGTGAAGGCGGCTGGGGACTCGGATCGCGGACGGGCTTCGTCTACGCAGTCCTTTGCCTCATTAGTGCTACCTACACTTGGTTCCGCATCCCTGAGACTAACGGCCTCTCGGCTCGCTCTCTGGATATTTTGTTCCAGCACGGTGTTTCGGCAAGACAGTTCAACAATGCCACGGCTGCTCAATATGAGCAGCTAGATCGCGAGAAGAACACTCGGTTGACCAATACCGCGTCGCAGAATAGTGTTTTTTCAGTACATGCGGTTTCGAGCAAGGCTCAATGA
- a CDS encoding hypothetical protein (EggNog:ENOG503Q3T8; COG:S) produces MEESPERQGPEILRPIPRRPFRLAFTSPTPPEEDSAPPSATRTPGITASDLAFLDIHNNPSQASRNPSTISRATSFMNLTGSTLLGIYSPSLTPGIKGDAVDIPSWDNNTGGQTPGTLQSPDPGDIDERTLTLIKKRRDSSSHINREHIRNSIRTSYFPSLAPTADLESPSQAYIIFSMALRASLLFALGLGYGVLVTRLPRAQNFDPQQPPTTSDEPLDWRYLLFWGASGVLLGCLLPWFDQFFIPAAKKNGPLTSKPLPSSPQQQRQQNEREGRQQEADYVLVIRSIGLFVGIVFAIRKLSWTSTMQVSLTLALINPFIWYLIDRSKPGFLLSAFVGLVGTVGMIGLGLKDVFPGLMPAPSFYQHGDGGGLGSGRMRRNGSANAGYVAGSGGIKLVGEREVVETGVWMLSVLFCSCVCFGNIGRRLALSGEGAARGRWGGVR; encoded by the coding sequence ATGGAAGAATCACCCGAGCGTCAGGGCCCGGAGATCCTCCGTCCCATTCCCCGGAGACCTTTCCGGCTGGCCTTTACATCTCCCACACCTCCCGAAGAAGATTCGGCACCCCCAAGTGCAACTCGAACACCAGGCATCACGGCTTCCGACCTTGCCTTCCTCGACAttcacaacaaccccagccaAGCGTCGAGAAACCCTAGCACCATCAGCCGCGCCACCTCGTTCATGAACCTCACCGGTTCTACACTCCTAGGGATCTACTCCCCGTCTCTGACACCAGGCATAAAAGGAGACGCTGTCGATATCCCCTCATGGGACAACAACACAGGCGGACAAACCCCTGGCACTCTACAGTCCCCAGACCCAGGGGACATCGACGAGCGAACCCTCACGCTGATCAAGAAGCGAAGAGATAGCAGCAGCCACATCAACAGAGAGCACATCCGAAACTCGATTCGAACATCGTACTTCCCCTCTTTAGCCCCCACCGCCGACCTCGAATCCCCTTCCCAAGCATACATCATCTTTTCCATGGCCCTCCGCGCCTCTTTACTCTTCGCCCTCGGCCTAGGCTACGGCGTCCTCGTCACCCGCCTCCCCAGAGCGCAAAACTTTgatccccaacaaccccccaccacctcggaCGAACCCCTCGACTGGCGatacctcctcttctggggCGCCTCGGGCGTTTTGTTGGGATGCCTCCTCCCCTGGTTTGACCAGTTTTTCATCCCCGCCGCGAAGAAGAACGGGCCTCTGACCAGCAAACCCCTCCCGTCAtccccacaacaacagcggcagcagaACGAACGGGAAGGGCGACAGCAAGAGGCGGATTATGTGCTCGTTATCCGATCGATAGGCCTGTTTGTGGGGATCGTCTTTGCCATTAGGAAGCTGTCTTGGACGTCGACGATGCAGGTGTCTCTGACGCTGGCGTTGATCAACCCGTTTATTTGGTATCTTATCGACCGGTCGAAGCCGGGGTTTTTGCTGAGCGCgtttgttgggttggtggggacgGTGGGCAtgattgggttggggttgaaggatgTGTTCCCGGGGTTGATGCCCGCGCCGTCCTTTTATCAgcatggggatgggggggggttggggtcgggGCGCATGAGGAGGAATGGGAGTGCAAATGCTGGATATGTGGCTGGGTCGGGGGGGATCAAGTTGGtaggggagagggaggtggttgagacGGGGGTGTGGATGTTGAGTGTGTTGTTTTGTAGCTGTGTTTGCTTTGGGAATattgggaggaggctggcgctcagtggggagggggctgcgagggggagatgggggggtgTTAGGTGA
- the MAK11 gene encoding Protein mak11 (COG:S; EggNog:ENOG503NZ64), with translation MRQQIHVGKKILESDTKTTVSLTLPPPTEPMASKRKREAAANGDVAEKSNATKKVKAPPAKAAAPPKSTAFKLNGDAPVHIQLIAGSYDRILHGITVTIKTTEVISEPPTEAESTDKKKKKSKKSKTTTPITTTEQSASFADTFLFNAHNSAIRCLAISPPSAPAPKQTQKVLLATGSTDERINIYNLSAHPPSSRSISDPDTQLLSSLAPRPILENNKNRELGTLLHHTGNITRLCFPNRSKLLSAAEDSTIGVTRTRDWALLHNFKCPIPKVFGRPSGDTAGVGGTPQGVNDFAVHPSNKIMISVSKGEKCMRLWNLETGKKSRVLNFERTMLNEAGEGKHSTGEARRIIWGSSSSKGGEDEFALAFDRDVVVFGMDCRPRCRVMGGINRTKVHVIKYVRLGDEEEDGALLAVSTEDGRVLFFDTAEENCQSATEGKTLATARLVGQLGGKEAGVTGRVKDFVVLPVEDEKGVRSWFVATAGSDGLVRVWRLGSGELKIEEKKEESTRQVGRLLGAYKTQNRITCLGGFVMIPRPDGAEESEYEFDDEEDDDDEEDSYDE, from the coding sequence ATGCGACAACAAATCCATGTTGGAAAAAAGATCTTAGAAAGTGACACCAAAACAACAGTCTCTCTCacattaccaccacccacagaACCAATGGCCTccaagagaaaaagagaagctgCCGCCAATGGCGATGTCGCCGAAAAATCCAATGCGACGAAGAAAGTCAAAGCCCCCCCGGCCAAAGCCGCTGCTCCCCCCAAGTCGACCGCTTTCAAGCTGAACGGCGATGCCCCCGTCCACATCCAACTCATCGCCGGCTCCTACGACCGCATTCTCCACGGTatcaccgtcaccatcaaAACAACCGAAGTCATCTCTGAACCCCCAACAGAGGCCGAATCTaccgacaagaagaagaagaagtccaaaaagtcgaaaaccaccacccccatcacaacAACCGAGCAAtccgcctccttcgccgACACCTTCCTTTTCAACGCCCACAACTCCGCCATCCGCtgcctcgccatctcccccccctccgccccagCCCCTAAACAAACCCAAAAGGTCCTCCTCGCAACCGGCTCAACAGACGAGCGCATCAACATCTACAACCTCTccgcccaccccccctcctcccgctccatCTCCGACCCAGACACccagctcctctcctctctcgccccccgccccatcctcgaaaacaacaagaaccgCGAGCTCGGCACTCTGCTGCATCACACAGGCAACATAACCCGCCTCTGCTTCCCCAACCGCTCCAAGCTCCTCTCCGCAGCAGAGGATTCCACCATCGGCGTGACGCGCACCCGCGACTgggccctcctccacaattTCAAATGCCCCATCCCCAAGGTTTTTGGTCGCCCATCAGGTGACACCGCCGGTGTGGGCGGGACCCCCCAGGGCGTCAACGACTTTGCGGttcacccctccaacaagaTCATGATTTCGGTCTCCAAGGGAGAGAAATGCATGCGTCTTTGGAATTTGGAGACGGGAAAGAAGTCGAGGGTGTTGAATTTTGAACGGACGATGCTGAATgaagcgggggaggggaagcacTCGACTGGTGAAGCGAGACGAATCAtctggggcagcagcagcagcaagggaggggaggatgagttTGCGCTCGCGTTTGATAGGGATGTGGTTGTGTTTGGGATGGACTGCAGGCCGAGGTGcagggtgatgggggggatcAACAGGACAAAGGTTCACGTGATCAAGTACGTCCGGcttggggatgaggaggaggatggtgctTTGTTGGCGGTTTCGACcgaggatgggagggtgCTGTTTTTTGATACGGCGGAAGAAAACTGTCAGTCTGCGACTGAGGGGAAGACGCTTGCCACGGCGAGGCTTGTCGGTCAGCTGGGCGGGAAGGAGGCCGGTGTGACGGGCAGAGTGAAGGATTTTGTGGTTTTGCCTGTAGAAGAcgaaaagggggtgaggtcGTGGTTTGTGGCTACGGCGGGGAGTGATGGGCTGGTTCGTGTTTGGAGGTTGGGCAGCGGTGAGctcaagattgaggagaagaaggaggagtcgaCAAGACAAGTAGGGAGGCTGCTGGGCGCGTATAAGACGCAAAACAGGATTACGTGCTTGGGGGGCTTCGTCATGATACCCAGGCCCGATGGGGCCGAGGAGAGCGAGTACGAgtttgacgacgaggaggatgacgatgacgaggaggatagCTATGATGAGTAG